Proteins encoded by one window of Mycolicibacterium sp. ND9-15:
- the glfT1 gene encoding galactofuranosyltransferase GlfT1, whose amino-acid sequence MSRSREEQKTVCAVVVTHRRPDELAKSLEAVSAQTRVPDHLIVVDNDNDSRVAELVSGQPVPTTYLGSRRNLGGAGGFALGMLHALALGAGWVWLADDDGRPADSEVLSTLLECATRHHLAEVSPMVCDMNDPGRLAFPLRRGLVWRRRADELRTESGADLLPGIASLFNGALFAAATLDAIGVPDLRLFVRGDETELHRRLVRSGLPFGTCLNAVYLHPQGGDEFKPIFGGRMHTQYPESAAKRFYTYRNRGYLLSQPGLRRLRFQEWARFGWFFLVSRRDPAGLMEWIRLRRMGRKERFGRLAQ is encoded by the coding sequence ATGAGCCGCTCGCGCGAAGAGCAGAAGACCGTCTGCGCGGTGGTGGTCACCCACCGGCGGCCCGACGAACTGGCCAAATCGCTGGAGGCGGTGTCGGCTCAAACCCGCGTGCCCGACCATCTGATCGTCGTCGACAACGACAACGACTCGCGCGTCGCCGAGCTGGTGTCCGGCCAGCCCGTCCCGACCACGTATCTGGGCTCCCGGCGAAACCTCGGTGGCGCAGGCGGTTTCGCGTTGGGCATGCTGCATGCCCTGGCCCTGGGTGCGGGCTGGGTTTGGCTGGCCGACGACGACGGGCGACCCGCCGACTCCGAAGTACTGAGCACCCTTCTCGAATGCGCCACCCGCCACCATCTGGCGGAGGTGTCGCCGATGGTGTGCGATATGAACGACCCTGGGCGACTGGCGTTTCCACTGCGCCGGGGCCTCGTGTGGCGGCGCCGCGCCGACGAGTTGCGCACCGAATCCGGCGCAGACCTACTGCCGGGCATCGCCTCGCTGTTCAACGGGGCCTTGTTCGCGGCGGCTACGTTGGACGCGATCGGCGTACCGGACCTGCGGTTGTTCGTGCGCGGCGACGAGACCGAGCTACACCGCAGGCTGGTGCGCTCCGGCCTGCCGTTCGGCACCTGTCTGAACGCGGTGTACCTGCACCCGCAGGGCGGCGACGAGTTCAAACCCATCTTCGGGGGCCGGATGCACACCCAGTATCCGGAAAGCGCTGCCAAACGTTTCTATACCTACCGGAACCGCGGCTATCTGCTGTCCCAACCAGGATTGCGGCGGCTGCGGTTTCAGGAGTGGGCGCGCTTCGGTTGGTTCTTCCTGGTGTCGCGCCGTGATCCCGCCGGGCTCATGGAGTGGATCCGATTGCGGCGCATGGGCCGTAAGGAGAGGTTCGGGAGGCTTGCACAGTGA
- the wzm gene encoding galactan export ABC transporter permease subunit Wzm/RfbD, with translation MTFTDAAGQSKTMGRAWGDLVDGFGKHELWLHLGWQDIKQRYRRSVLGPFWITIATGATAVAMGLLYSKLFNLELAEHLPYVTLGLIIWNLINAAILEGADVFVANEGLIKQLPTPLSVHVYRLVWRQIILFGHNMIIFVIIAIIYPKPWKWTDLAVIPALGLIVLNCIWVSLCFGILATRYRDISPLLVSLVQLLFFMTPIIWNESTLQQQGAGSYAKIIELNPLLHYLDIVRAPLLGADQELRHWLVVIVLTAIGWILAAFAMRQYRARVPYWV, from the coding sequence GTGACCTTCACCGACGCCGCCGGGCAGTCGAAGACGATGGGACGGGCATGGGGCGACCTCGTCGACGGCTTCGGCAAGCACGAACTGTGGCTGCACCTCGGCTGGCAAGACATCAAACAGCGCTACCGCCGCTCGGTGCTCGGCCCGTTCTGGATCACGATCGCCACCGGTGCCACCGCGGTCGCCATGGGCCTGCTCTATTCGAAGCTGTTCAATCTCGAACTGGCCGAACACCTTCCGTACGTCACGCTCGGGTTGATCATCTGGAACCTGATCAACGCAGCGATTCTGGAGGGCGCCGACGTGTTCGTCGCCAACGAAGGGCTGATCAAGCAGTTGCCCACGCCGCTGTCGGTGCACGTGTATCGACTGGTGTGGCGGCAGATCATCCTGTTCGGCCACAACATGATCATTTTCGTGATCATCGCGATCATCTATCCCAAGCCGTGGAAGTGGACGGATCTGGCGGTCATCCCAGCGCTGGGACTGATCGTGCTGAACTGCATCTGGGTGTCGTTGTGCTTCGGTATCCTGGCCACCCGCTACCGCGACATCAGCCCGCTGCTGGTCAGCCTGGTACAGCTGTTGTTCTTCATGACGCCGATCATCTGGAACGAGTCGACCCTGCAGCAGCAGGGCGCGGGCTCGTACGCCAAAATCATCGAACTCAACCCGCTGCTGCACTATCTCGACATCGTGCGGGCCCCGTTGCTTGGCGCCGACCAGGAACTGCGCCATTGGCTGGTGGTGATCGTGTTGACGGCGATCGGCTGGATTCTCGCGGCCTTCGCGATGCGCCAGTACCGCGCCCGCGTCCCGTACTGGGTCTGA
- the wzt gene encoding galactan export ABC transporter ATP-binding subunit Wzt/RfbE — protein sequence MVPHIETRNAWVEFPIFDAKSRSLKKAFLGKAGGAIGRNESNVVVIEALRDITMSLKLGDRVGLVGHNGAGKSTLLRLLSGIYEPTRGVARVNGRVAPVFDLGVGMDPEISGFENIVIRGLFLGQTRKQMMAKVDEIAEFTELGDYLSMPLRTYSTGMRVRLAMGVVTSIDPEILLLDEGIGAVDAEFLKKAQSRLAQLVARSGILVFASHSNEFLARLCNTAMWIDHGTIKMAGGIEDVVRAYEGEDAARHVREVLEETRSA from the coding sequence GTGGTCCCGCACATCGAAACCCGCAACGCGTGGGTGGAGTTTCCGATCTTCGACGCGAAGTCGCGCTCGCTGAAGAAGGCTTTCCTCGGCAAGGCCGGCGGCGCGATCGGACGCAACGAATCCAACGTCGTGGTCATCGAGGCGCTGCGGGACATCACCATGTCGTTGAAGCTCGGCGACCGGGTGGGCCTGGTGGGGCACAACGGCGCGGGCAAGTCGACGCTGCTGCGACTGCTGTCGGGCATCTACGAGCCGACCCGCGGGGTGGCGAGGGTCAACGGACGGGTGGCGCCGGTGTTCGACCTCGGCGTCGGTATGGACCCGGAGATCTCGGGTTTCGAGAACATCGTCATCCGCGGCCTGTTCCTGGGGCAGACCCGCAAGCAGATGATGGCCAAGGTCGACGAGATCGCCGAGTTCACCGAGCTCGGCGACTACCTGTCGATGCCGTTGCGCACGTACTCGACGGGTATGCGGGTGCGTCTCGCGATGGGCGTGGTGACCAGCATCGACCCCGAGATCCTGCTGCTCGACGAGGGCATCGGCGCGGTGGACGCCGAGTTCCTGAAGAAGGCGCAGAGCCGGCTGGCCCAGCTGGTGGCGCGCTCCGGCATCCTCGTGTTCGCCAGCCATTCCAACGAGTTCCTGGCCCGGCTCTGCAACACCGCGATGTGGATCGACCACGGCACCATCAAGATGGCCGGCGGCATCGAGGACGTCGTGCGGGCCTATGAGGGCGAGGACGCCGCCCGGCACGTCCGGGAAGTCCTCGAAGAGACGCGCTCAGCATGA
- a CDS encoding FAD-binding oxidoreductase — MSENLPTTSRALTGFGRTAPSVAQVLSTPDVELIAQAVREAADRSASGPAFGRRGVLARGLGRSYGDQACNGGGLVVDMTALNKIHSISADSAVADVDAGVSLDQLMKAALPFGLWVPVLPGTRQVTVGGAIASDIHGKNHHSAGSFGNHVLSLDLLMADGEVHTATPDGPDAELFWATVGGNGLTGIVLRARIAMTRTETAYFIADGVATKGLDETVAAHLDGSEDRYTYSSAWFDLINPPPKLGRAAISRGSLARLDQLPPKLAENPLKFDAPQLLTVPDVFPVSAMNKWSFMAIGEVYYRLGGTYRGKIMNLSQFYHMLDLVSGWNNAYGPAGFAQHQFLVPPDALEEFKAIIRWIQTRGHYSALNVFKLFGPGNRAPLSFPMAGWNVAMDFPNKPGINEFLNELDDRVMKFGGRVYTAKDSRVSAERFHKMYPRIDEWIAVRRKADPNGVFASDMARRLELL; from the coding sequence ATGTCCGAGAACCTGCCCACGACCTCGCGTGCCCTGACCGGCTTCGGCCGCACCGCACCATCCGTCGCGCAGGTGCTGAGCACACCGGACGTCGAACTGATCGCACAGGCGGTGCGCGAGGCCGCCGACCGAAGCGCGTCCGGCCCCGCGTTCGGGCGCCGCGGCGTGCTCGCGCGCGGGCTCGGCCGGTCCTATGGTGACCAGGCGTGCAACGGCGGTGGTCTGGTCGTGGACATGACCGCGTTGAACAAGATCCACTCGATCAGCGCCGATTCGGCGGTGGCCGACGTCGACGCGGGCGTCAGCCTGGACCAGTTGATGAAGGCGGCCCTGCCCTTCGGGTTGTGGGTCCCGGTGCTGCCCGGCACCCGGCAGGTCACCGTCGGCGGAGCGATCGCCTCCGACATCCACGGCAAGAACCACCACAGCGCGGGCAGCTTCGGCAACCACGTGCTGTCGCTGGATCTACTGATGGCCGACGGCGAGGTGCACACCGCCACACCCGACGGCCCGGACGCCGAACTGTTCTGGGCGACGGTCGGGGGCAATGGCCTCACCGGGATCGTGCTGCGCGCCCGAATCGCGATGACGCGCACCGAAACCGCCTACTTCATCGCCGACGGCGTGGCCACCAAGGGCCTCGACGAGACCGTCGCCGCACACCTGGACGGCAGCGAGGACCGGTACACCTACTCCAGTGCCTGGTTCGATCTGATCAACCCCCCGCCTAAACTGGGCCGTGCCGCGATCAGCCGTGGCAGCCTCGCGAGACTCGATCAGCTGCCCCCGAAGCTCGCCGAGAATCCGCTGAAATTCGATGCGCCCCAACTGTTGACGGTGCCGGACGTCTTCCCGGTCAGCGCGATGAACAAATGGTCGTTCATGGCGATCGGCGAGGTCTACTACCGGCTCGGCGGAACCTACCGCGGCAAGATCATGAATCTGTCGCAGTTCTACCACATGCTGGACCTCGTCAGCGGGTGGAACAATGCTTATGGCCCAGCGGGTTTCGCCCAGCATCAGTTCCTGGTACCGCCCGACGCGCTCGAGGAGTTCAAGGCCATCATCCGCTGGATCCAGACCCGCGGCCACTACTCGGCGTTGAACGTGTTCAAGCTGTTCGGGCCGGGCAACCGCGCGCCACTGAGCTTCCCGATGGCCGGGTGGAACGTCGCCATGGACTTCCCGAACAAGCCCGGTATCAACGAATTCCTCAACGAACTCGACGACCGGGTCATGAAGTTCGGCGGGCGCGTCTACACCGCGAAGGACTCCCGGGTCAGCGCGGAAAGGTTCCACAAGATGTATCCCCGTATCGACGAGTGGATCGCCGTGCGGCGCAAGGCCGACCCGAACGGCGTCTTCGCATCCGACATGGCCCGACGCTTGGAGTTGCTCTGA
- a CDS encoding TFIIB-type zinc ribbon-containing protein — MSIPPYQPPSTPSGAAGTLTCPKCAGSMRTYDRNGIHLEQCDTCRGIFLDFGELESLTEMENRFVQAPPPPPAQPGYGYGPGWGHRGNKYYRKQGFGRLFFSS, encoded by the coding sequence ATGAGCATCCCGCCATACCAGCCGCCCTCTACACCGTCCGGCGCCGCCGGCACACTGACGTGCCCGAAGTGCGCGGGCTCGATGCGCACCTACGACCGCAACGGCATCCACCTCGAGCAGTGCGACACCTGCCGGGGGATCTTCCTCGACTTCGGCGAGCTCGAGTCGCTCACCGAGATGGAGAACCGGTTCGTGCAGGCCCCGCCGCCCCCGCCCGCACAGCCGGGCTACGGCTACGGTCCGGGCTGGGGGCACCGCGGCAACAAGTACTACCGCAAGCAGGGGTTCGGCCGGCTGTTCTTCTCCAGCTAG
- the pdxR gene encoding MocR-like pyridoxine biosynthesis transcription factor PdxR, whose product MAKSGTTSGPELLLELDRSATDPLHRQLADGLRGAIRAGLLAPGTRLPSSRVLAADLGVSRRLVVDAYGQLVAEGFLLGRRGSGTIVATVDTMELPIRGLDGPNPRYDIDFLPGSPDLRSFPRDAWLRALRQGLAEIGSDAFGYVAPQGLFAARVAVADYLRRTRGVHADPHHIVLCSGATQAVALLAQVLSTTSLAMEDPGFWLHRKVLEHNGIDPIPVPVDEDGLDIDALTASAADTVLATPAHQSPTGVVLSAARRTELMDWARGDRLVIEDDYDAEYRYDRAPVGALQGIAPDRVVYVGSTSKTLAPGLRIGWMVLPAHLIGVVVRAKGLADTGSSVMDQLAFAQLLASGGYDRHLRQMRRRYLTRRDAMLRALRQYLPQATALGAAAGVHLTVRFPDGFPVEDLVRRAAADRVRVEPLAPCYADPASAPPGLLLGYANLTETQIDSGVQMLARAALSCGGGGI is encoded by the coding sequence GTGGCGAAATCGGGTACCACTTCCGGCCCGGAGCTTCTGCTGGAACTCGATCGCAGCGCCACCGACCCGCTGCACCGCCAACTCGCCGACGGTCTGCGGGGCGCCATCCGCGCAGGACTCCTGGCACCGGGAACACGACTGCCGTCGAGTCGGGTGCTGGCCGCCGACCTCGGAGTTTCCCGGCGGCTGGTGGTCGACGCCTACGGCCAACTCGTTGCCGAGGGGTTCCTGCTCGGCCGACGCGGGTCGGGCACGATCGTCGCCACGGTCGACACCATGGAGCTGCCGATCCGTGGCCTCGACGGACCGAACCCGCGCTACGACATCGACTTCCTGCCGGGATCACCGGACCTCCGGAGCTTTCCACGTGATGCGTGGCTACGGGCACTGCGGCAGGGACTGGCCGAGATCGGATCGGATGCATTTGGCTACGTCGCGCCCCAAGGGCTGTTCGCGGCGCGGGTCGCGGTGGCCGACTACCTGCGCCGTACCCGCGGTGTCCACGCCGACCCGCATCACATCGTGCTGTGTTCGGGCGCGACCCAGGCCGTGGCGTTGCTCGCCCAGGTGCTGTCCACGACCTCGCTGGCGATGGAGGACCCTGGGTTCTGGTTGCACCGAAAAGTGCTTGAACACAACGGGATCGATCCCATCCCCGTTCCCGTCGACGAGGACGGTCTCGATATCGATGCGCTGACGGCCAGCGCTGCGGACACGGTACTCGCCACCCCCGCGCACCAGTCGCCGACCGGGGTCGTGCTGTCGGCCGCGCGTCGGACCGAGCTGATGGACTGGGCACGAGGCGATCGTCTCGTCATCGAGGACGACTACGACGCCGAGTACCGCTACGACCGTGCGCCCGTCGGCGCGTTGCAGGGCATCGCGCCCGATCGCGTCGTCTACGTCGGCTCGACCAGCAAGACCCTGGCCCCAGGCCTGCGCATCGGCTGGATGGTGCTGCCCGCCCACCTCATCGGTGTCGTAGTTCGCGCGAAAGGTCTTGCGGACACCGGAAGTTCGGTGATGGACCAATTGGCGTTCGCACAGCTGCTGGCCTCCGGAGGATACGACCGGCACCTGCGCCAGATGCGTCGGCGCTACCTGACGCGGCGCGACGCCATGCTGCGGGCACTTCGCCAATACTTACCTCAGGCGACCGCGCTCGGCGCTGCGGCCGGTGTCCATCTGACCGTGCGGTTTCCCGACGGCTTCCCAGTCGAGGACCTGGTGCGCCGGGCCGCTGCCGATCGCGTTCGCGTCGAGCCGCTCGCACCGTGTTACGCAGACCCGGCGTCTGCACCGCCGGGTCTGCTCCTCGGCTACGCCAACCTCACTGAGACACAGATCGATTCGGGCGTGCAGATGTTGGCACGCGCCGCTCTGAGCTGCGGTGGCGGAGGGATTTGA
- a CDS encoding GtrA family protein: protein MQPSLTLGTQVWRFIVTGGFSAIVDFGLYVAMLAAGLHVNVAKTLSFIAGTTTAYLINRRWTFQAPPSAARFIAVCALYAVTYAAQVGINYVFYTAWEDKPWRVPVAFVIAQGTATVINFVVQRMVIFRLQS, encoded by the coding sequence ATGCAGCCCAGCCTGACCCTGGGCACCCAGGTGTGGCGGTTCATCGTCACCGGCGGCTTCTCGGCCATCGTCGACTTCGGGCTCTACGTCGCGATGCTCGCCGCGGGTCTGCACGTCAACGTGGCCAAGACCCTCAGCTTCATCGCCGGCACCACCACGGCCTATCTGATCAACCGCCGATGGACCTTTCAGGCGCCGCCGAGCGCCGCGCGGTTCATCGCGGTGTGTGCGCTCTACGCGGTGACCTACGCAGCTCAGGTCGGCATCAATTACGTGTTCTATACGGCGTGGGAGGACAAGCCGTGGCGGGTGCCGGTCGCGTTCGTCATCGCCCAGGGCACCGCGACGGTCATCAACTTCGTCGTGCAGCGGATGGTGATCTTCCGTCTTCAGTCGTAA
- a CDS encoding phosphotransferase family protein, with translation MRTRSGAEIVVDGDVVYKLHRPGTDPRALTVRLGVAARSTALLSPLLPVPEPVEGRWRSRWPWVETLAPQPGSVPWSESGRLLARLHSESWPPRVPAHGWPQRMRRAVDALRSNGDPAVRRAAAGLPDAVWRSGSPNRPLTLVHGDWHLGQLGREHAEAPWVLIDVDDLGVGDPAWDLARPAGFWAAGLIPDDDWARFVDAYRAAGGPALPDGDPWPVLDTFARAAVVQAAAHHPGDELLLGACARML, from the coding sequence GTGCGGACCCGGTCCGGTGCGGAGATCGTCGTCGACGGAGACGTCGTCTACAAGCTGCATCGGCCCGGAACCGACCCGCGCGCACTGACGGTACGACTGGGTGTCGCCGCCCGGTCGACGGCCCTGCTCTCGCCGCTTCTGCCCGTCCCGGAGCCAGTCGAAGGACGGTGGCGAAGCCGATGGCCGTGGGTGGAAACCCTTGCACCACAACCGGGATCCGTGCCGTGGTCCGAGTCCGGGCGGCTGCTGGCCCGGCTGCACTCCGAATCGTGGCCGCCTCGGGTGCCCGCGCATGGCTGGCCGCAGCGGATGCGACGGGCGGTGGACGCGCTGCGCTCGAACGGTGACCCCGCGGTGCGGCGTGCCGCGGCCGGTCTTCCGGATGCGGTGTGGCGGTCCGGCTCACCGAACCGTCCGCTGACGTTGGTGCACGGGGACTGGCATCTCGGCCAACTCGGTCGCGAACATGCCGAAGCCCCGTGGGTGCTCATCGACGTCGACGATCTGGGAGTCGGCGATCCGGCGTGGGACCTGGCACGGCCGGCCGGATTCTGGGCCGCCGGGCTGATCCCCGACGACGACTGGGCTCGCTTCGTCGACGCCTACCGCGCCGCGGGCGGACCCGCCCTGCCGGACGGCGACCCCTGGCCGGTGCTCGACACGTTCGCCCGGGCGGCCGTCGTACAGGCTGCGGCCCACCATCCCGGCGACGAGCTACTGCTGGGGGCCTGCGCGCGAATGCTCTAG
- a CDS encoding bacterial proteasome activator family protein, translating to MTDDDNIEIISGNAADADADEEQDGKSLTDLVEQPAKVMRIGTMIKQLLEEVRAAPLDDASRTRLREIHRTSITELEEGLAPELRDELERLTLPFTEDGVPSDAELRIAQAQLVGWLEGLFHGIQTALFAQQMAARQQLEQMRGQGALPPGMAMRGGPPGQHGTGQYL from the coding sequence ATGACCGACGACGACAACATCGAGATCATCAGCGGCAATGCCGCCGACGCCGATGCCGACGAGGAGCAGGACGGCAAGTCGCTGACCGACCTCGTCGAGCAGCCGGCGAAGGTGATGCGGATCGGCACCATGATCAAGCAGCTCCTCGAGGAGGTGCGGGCCGCGCCGCTCGACGACGCCAGCCGCACCCGGCTCCGTGAGATCCACCGCACCAGCATCACCGAGCTGGAAGAGGGACTCGCCCCGGAGTTGCGGGACGAACTCGAACGGCTCACGCTGCCGTTCACCGAGGACGGTGTGCCTTCGGACGCCGAGTTGCGGATCGCACAGGCGCAGTTGGTCGGCTGGCTGGAGGGCCTGTTCCACGGCATCCAGACCGCGCTGTTCGCCCAGCAGATGGCCGCCCGCCAGCAGTTGGAGCAGATGCGCGGCCAGGGCGCGCTGCCGCCCGGAATGGCCATGCGCGGCGGACCGCCGGGGCAACACGGGACCGGGCAGTACCTGTAG
- a CDS encoding NAD(P)H-quinone oxidoreductase — protein sequence MHAIVAGPDGRLSWQEVPDIAPTGDELLIKVAAAGINRADLLQAAGNYPPPPGASEILGLEVSGTVAAVGKTTEWSVGQQVCALLAGGGYAEYVAVPAGQVMPLPASVPLHEAAGLPEVACTVWSNVVMTAGLTAGQLMLVHGGASGVGTHAIQVGRAIGSRVAVTAGSAHKLDLCAELGADVTINYRDEDFVARVKAEGGADVILDIIGAAYLDRNIDALGHDGRLVIIGMQGGVKAELNIGKLLGKRAGVIATALRARPVSGRGSKSEIVAEVVANVWPLVESGQVRPIIGAEYPVQEAGAAHELLQSGDVSGKVLLRVSD from the coding sequence ATGCACGCGATCGTGGCCGGGCCGGATGGCCGATTGAGCTGGCAAGAAGTTCCCGACATCGCGCCCACCGGCGACGAGCTGCTGATCAAGGTGGCCGCCGCCGGGATCAACCGCGCCGACCTGCTGCAGGCGGCGGGCAACTATCCCCCGCCGCCCGGCGCGAGTGAGATCCTCGGTCTCGAGGTTTCCGGAACGGTTGCGGCGGTCGGCAAGACCACCGAATGGTCGGTCGGACAACAGGTCTGCGCATTGCTGGCCGGCGGTGGGTATGCCGAGTACGTGGCGGTGCCGGCCGGCCAGGTAATGCCGCTTCCCGCCTCGGTGCCCCTTCACGAGGCGGCCGGTTTGCCCGAGGTGGCCTGCACGGTGTGGTCGAACGTGGTGATGACGGCCGGCCTGACGGCAGGACAACTGATGCTCGTTCACGGCGGCGCCAGCGGCGTCGGCACCCACGCCATCCAGGTGGGCCGGGCCATCGGCAGCCGCGTGGCCGTGACCGCCGGATCGGCCCACAAGCTCGACCTGTGCGCCGAGCTCGGGGCGGACGTGACGATCAACTACCGCGACGAAGACTTTGTGGCGCGGGTCAAGGCCGAGGGGGGCGCCGACGTGATCCTCGACATCATCGGTGCGGCCTACCTGGACCGCAACATCGACGCGCTGGGTCACGACGGCCGGTTGGTGATCATCGGGATGCAGGGCGGCGTGAAGGCCGAACTCAACATCGGCAAGCTGCTCGGCAAGCGTGCGGGGGTCATCGCCACCGCGCTGCGCGCACGTCCGGTCAGCGGCCGCGGCAGCAAGAGCGAGATCGTCGCCGAGGTGGTGGCCAATGTCTGGCCGTTGGTCGAAAGCGGCCAGGTGCGGCCGATCATCGGTGCGGAGTACCCGGTGCAGGAAGCCGGCGCGGCGCACGAGCTCCTGCAGTCCGGTGACGTATCCGGGAAAGTTCTTCTGCGCGTATCGGATTAG
- a CDS encoding cysteine desulfurase-like protein, with protein sequence MAYDVARVRGLHPSLGDGWVRFDAQHGMLLPDAVGRAVSTAFRGSMATPLGPHPSARRSAAVLEAARLAVADLVNADPRGVVLGADRAILLTSLADASSSRVGLGYEVVVTRLDDEANIAPWLRAANRYGAKVKWAEVDIETGELPSWQWESLITRPTRLVAIASASSTLGTMTDLRAVTKLAHDQGALVVVDHSAAAPYQLIDIDEIDADVVAVNALAWGGPPIGALVFRDPSLIDTFGSVSLDPHATGAARLELGAHQFGLLAGVVASTEYLASLDENAKGTRRERLAVSMQSANSYMSRLFDYLMVSLRSLSTVMVIGQPESRIPVLSFAVRDVPADRVVQRLADNGILAISNSSSRVLDVIGVNDIGGAVTVGLAHYTTTAEVDQLVRALASLG encoded by the coding sequence ATGGCATACGACGTCGCCCGGGTGCGCGGGTTGCACCCGTCTCTGGGCGATGGGTGGGTGCGTTTCGACGCCCAGCACGGCATGCTGCTGCCCGACGCTGTCGGGCGCGCGGTGTCCACGGCTTTTCGCGGGTCGATGGCCACGCCGCTCGGTCCACACCCGTCGGCCCGGCGCAGCGCCGCGGTACTGGAGGCCGCCCGGCTGGCGGTGGCCGACCTGGTCAACGCCGACCCGCGCGGCGTAGTGCTGGGCGCCGACCGCGCCATCCTGCTGACCTCGCTGGCGGACGCGTCGTCTTCGCGGGTCGGTCTCGGGTATGAGGTGGTGGTCACCCGCCTCGATGACGAGGCCAACATCGCGCCGTGGCTGCGTGCCGCCAACCGGTACGGGGCGAAGGTGAAGTGGGCTGAGGTCGACATCGAAACCGGCGAACTGCCCAGCTGGCAGTGGGAGAGCCTGATCACCAGGCCGACCCGGCTGGTTGCAATCGCTTCTGCCTCATCCACTTTGGGCACGATGACCGACCTCCGAGCGGTGACGAAGCTCGCCCACGACCAGGGCGCACTGGTCGTGGTCGACCACTCCGCCGCCGCGCCCTACCAGTTGATCGACATCGACGAGATCGACGCGGACGTGGTGGCGGTCAACGCGCTGGCCTGGGGCGGGCCGCCGATCGGTGCGCTGGTCTTCCGTGACCCCTCGCTCATCGATACGTTCGGTTCGGTGTCGCTGGACCCGCATGCGACGGGGGCGGCGCGCCTGGAGCTCGGCGCGCATCAGTTCGGCCTGCTCGCCGGAGTGGTGGCGAGCACCGAATACCTGGCCTCCCTGGACGAGAACGCTAAGGGCACGCGTCGCGAACGGCTCGCCGTCTCGATGCAGTCGGCGAACTCGTACATGAGCAGGCTGTTCGACTATCTGATGGTGTCGCTGCGGTCACTGTCGACCGTGATGGTCATCGGCCAACCCGAATCGCGGATCCCTGTGCTGAGCTTCGCGGTCAGAGATGTGCCCGCAGATCGGGTGGTGCAGCGGCTGGCCGACAACGGCATCCTGGCGATCTCGAACTCGAGCTCGCGCGTGCTGGACGTGATCGGCGTCAACGACATCGGTGGCGCCGTGACGGTGGGCCTGGCGCACTACACCACCACCGCCGAGGTCGATCAGCTGGTCCGCGCGCTCGCATCGCTGGGCTGA
- a CDS encoding MarR family winged helix-turn-helix transcriptional regulator, which translates to MEGIIAGRTAGDMPGLDIAEQRSWQNFLDAALRLYATLNRSLVDKHHLTLNDVRLLDILDKSATGSARMGDLAEGLMSLPSRVTRQIRRLELQGLVRRGASPDDGRGVLASITEDGRAAVHEAMITYGEGVRTHFLGRLSRPQVAAMGENSRRISVALKNGSSNAKLGRV; encoded by the coding sequence ATGGAGGGGATTATCGCGGGTCGTACCGCGGGGGATATGCCGGGGCTGGACATCGCAGAACAGCGATCCTGGCAAAACTTTTTGGATGCGGCGCTGCGCCTGTACGCGACCTTGAACCGGTCGCTTGTGGACAAACACCACCTGACGCTGAACGACGTGCGGTTGCTCGACATCTTGGACAAGTCCGCGACAGGATCGGCCCGCATGGGCGATCTCGCCGAGGGATTGATGTCGCTACCCAGCCGGGTCACCAGGCAGATCCGTCGGCTGGAACTGCAGGGCCTGGTGCGTCGCGGGGCCAGCCCCGACGACGGTCGCGGTGTGCTGGCCAGCATCACAGAGGACGGCCGGGCCGCGGTGCATGAGGCGATGATCACGTACGGCGAGGGTGTGCGCACGCATTTTCTCGGCCGATTGTCGCGGCCTCAGGTCGCGGCGATGGGCGAGAACAGCAGGCGGATCAGCGTCGCGCTCAAGAACGGGTCCTCGAACGCCAAGCTCGGCCGCGTCTGA